GTACCGGAGGCCAGGGATCTGGTCTCCCTCTTTGAGGAGATAGTCCGGAGGTTATCAAAATAGTGGACATCCTTTTTACTGCTTTTCTTCTTTCGGTGGTCCTGGTGGGGATCCATTCTTTTTTCGGGATGGAGATCTTAAAACGAGGGATCATTTTTACCGATCTGGCTATTGGTCAAATGGCGGCCCTGGGGGCCGCCATTTCTTTATTCTTTTTTGAAGGGGAATATCTGTATCCCACCTCCCTGCTCTTGGCCTTTTTGGGGGCTTATGTGATTGCCGTGGCTTCAAAGGTCGAAAAACTGTCCGAGGCCTTTATCGGCCTGATCTATGCCTTTGGAATTGCCACCGTGTTTTTGATCCTTTCAAAGTCCCCTCATGGGACGGAAGATTTTCAACGACTTCTGGCAAACGATTTGCTTTTCGTTTCCCTGCAAGATATCTACTCCACCACGGGGATCTACTTTTTAATAGGGATCTGCCTTTATCTGACCGGAAAATTTTTTAAGAACCGGCTTAAAGATATCAGCTTTTTCTTGCTCTTTGCCGTGACGGTAACCAGTTCGGTAAAACTGGCCGGTGTCTTGGTGGTTTTCTCTCTCCTGGTGGCTCCGGCCCTGGTCTCTTTGATGATGGTCAGCCGTCTTAACCTCATATTTGCCTGGATCTACGGAACGTTGGTTAACCTGCTTGGTGTGATTATTTCCTATAAACTGGATTTGCCGACGGGGTATACCCTGGTCTCCCTTCATTCTCTCTTAGCGGCCTTTGTTTTTCTTATTAAGCCCTCATGCCCCAGAGGGCGCCACGAAGGATGAAAATATTTTCAAAGGATGCTCTCCTTCCTGATCCATTCCATTCCTTTCCATGGCAGAATTAAATTCGGCTTGCCATTGTTCCTCAATTGTGCTACATTTATTCCAACCGGAGGTAAACTATGACAAAGACATCTACTGTAAGGGCACGGATAAAGCCGGATTTAAAAGAAAAGGCCGAACAGGTTTTTCGTCAGTTGGGTTTGAATCCTACCCAGGCTATTACCCTGTTCTACCGGCAGGTGGAACTCCGCCGGGGGCTTCCCTTCGAGATTGCCTTCCCGACCGGAACGACGTCCAAGACCTTTGAGGATACCGATGCCGGCCGAAACCTGGTGGTCTGTAAAAATATCGAGGATATGTTTGAAAAGCTGGGCATCTGATGGTTACACCTGTTTTTACGCGGCAGTTCGAAAAAGACCTCAAGCGCATGAAAAGACAGGGGAAAAAAATAGACAAGCTCAAACTTATTATGCATTCCCTTGTTGCTGTGGAACCAATTGACCCCATTCACAAGGACCACCGACTGATTGGCAACTGGCAAGGAAGGCGAGAATGCCATATTGAAGCGGACTGGCTTCTGATCTACAAAATCGATAACAATCAGGTTATCTTTGAACGGACCGGCTCCCATTCGGATCTCTTTAGATAGTGTTAGGGATGACAGATAATGCAGAAAAATTTTAAGGCACTTCCCAACTGCGAATGGCGGCTAAGACCTCTTCCGGATTTTGGGTTGATTTAAGGGCTTTCAGGAGTTGTCTGTTTTGGGCCGCCCGGCTGGTTAGACCCAATACCTTGACCTGGATATCCGGTGTTTCGGCCGGCGAAAGGATTAGAAAAACGATCTCAATCGGTTTCTCGGTAAGGACATCGGATACCCCTTGCCGGGTTAATCCTAACGCAACTCTGGGGGCCGTCAGGTCACTGATCCGGGCATGTGGGAAGGCCACCCCTTCGTTGAAAAAGGTCGACCCCTGTTCTTCGCGCATGAGGACTTCTTTTAATAAGGTCTCCGGATTGCCTATCCGGTCGGATTTCGCCACGGCTTCCACCAATTTTCTAAGAATCACCTCCTTGATGGCCGGCTGGTCCCAGATGATAATCCGTTGAGGAGTGAGCAGTTGACTCAACATCAATTGATCTTGCGAAAGGGGTTTGGGCTCTGAAGGGGTGGAGACCGGGGGAGGTGTTTCTGGAACCTCTTCCCGGCCTACGGTCGTCCCCGGTTCTTCTTCGCGGGTATCCAAAACGATCACCGTGATCCCCAGGCCTTTTTTGATCAGATCGCCGGCAATATCTTTATTCTTTCTGAATTTTTTAAAGAAAGGTTTAGTCCCCGGTCTCCCGATAATGATATGCCCCACCCGGTATTCCCTGGCAAAGCGGAGGATGGTATCGACGATATCTTCCCCCTTATAGGTAAACACCAGGGCCCCTAATTGCTTGGCCAGAGTCAAGGTGTCGGAGAGTTGGCGCTGGGTGCGGGCATCGATGATCGTGGCCTCCTCGGAAGGGGTTTGAACATAGACGGCATACCAGTTTCGGCTCAGTTTTCCTGCTAAGCGCGAGGCATAACGCAGTAACTTGTCGCTATTAGGGCCCCGCGAACTCAGGCAGACCATCACCTGGTCCGGGGTGATTTCACTTTCTTTATCCTCCGTCTCCCGCCTTCTCAAATCGATCTGGGAGGCGAGTTCACGAAGGGTTAACTCCCGCAGCTTTTCCAGATTGGAAGTCCTGAAAAAATTAGAAAGCGCCGTCTGGATACGCTCTCGGGGATAGATTTTACCTTCTTCCAATCTTTTTTGTAAGTCCTCGGTGGATAAATCCACGTCCACGATCTGGTCGGCTTCGGCCAGTACCGAATCGGGAAGACGCTCCCGGACCTTGACCCCTACGGCCTTTTCGACCATGTTGTAGAGGCTTTCCAGATGTTGAAGGTTCAAAGTGGTGATGACATGGATGCCGGCGGCCAGAATGTCCTGAACATCCTGATAGCGTTTTTGGTTCGGGCTACCGGGGACGTTGGTATGGGCCAGTTCGTCGATAAGGGCTACCTGGGGTTTGCGCTTCAGGATGGCCTCCACATCCATCTCTTCCACCGGAACACCGCGGTATTCCTGCCGGCGCCGGGGGATGACCTCCAGCCCTTCAGCCAGTTTGGCGATATCGGCCCGGCCGTGGGTTTCAACCAGCCCGATAACGACGTCGATCCCATCGATATTAAGCCGGTGACCTTCCTGGAGCATCTGATAGGTCTTGCCTACTCCCGGGCAATAGCCGAGATAGACCTTCAACCGTCCCCGCTGGGCGTGACGGATCATTCTCAGAAAAGCATTGGCTCTGTTTTCGTTCATAAAAAAGCCTTTGGGTCAAAGGTCAAAGGTCAAAGGTTCAAGGAATAAGGTGTAAGGTTCTTATAAGCGCCTCATGCCCCAAATGGGCCCCACGAAATATGAAGATGGTTTACTCCGAACTCTAAACTCCGAACTTTACCTTGAACCCTGCACCTTGTACCTTCATTCGGCAATCCTATCCAGGGCCAGATTCAACCTCAGGACATTGATCCTGGGTTCACCGAAGATTCCCAAGTCACGGCCCTCGGTGTAATGTTCAATCTGCTTCAGAACGGTTTTATCTCCTACCCCCGTGCTGCAGCCACACGGTGCGCCTGGAGTAAGGCATTTTTCAGACTGATGTGCGGGTCCAGGCCGCTTCCCGAGGCGGTTACGGCATCTGCCGGAACCAAAATATCCGGAGAAAGTTTGTTTTCAGCACGGTATCTGGCCAGGCGTTCTTTGAGGGCATCGTTCAGTTTCCTGGAAAGAGGTCCAAGGTTGCTGCCGCCGGAACTGAGGCCGTCATAGCCCTGCCCGGCGGCTGAAGGACGGGGATGAAAGTATTTGGGATGGCTAAACCCCTGGGCGATAAGACGCGATCCCCTGATCATCTGCTTTTCCCTGACTAATGAACCATTGGCCTTATCCGGGAATAAACCCTGAGCAAGGACCCAGACTAAAAGGGGATAAAAGCCACAAAGGATCACTGCCAGGGAGAGGGTGGATATTAAAGCGATACGAAGTTCGGCAATAATGTCTTTCATGGTTTCAAGCCTCTCAGAGTTGCAAGGTTCAAGGTTCAAGGGACACGGTAAAAGATGCACGGTTGAGGGTATACTATTTTTCCTTGAACCTTAGACCTTGTACCTTGATCCTTATTGTGTGTGATCACACAATATGCATAGCGTTTATGATCCAATCGATCAGTTTAATACCCGGGAACGGTGCAATAAGACCGCCGAGACCATAGATTAACAGGTTGCGCTTGAGAAGTGCGGCTGCTCCCAAGGGGCGAAAACGTACTCCCCGCAAAGCCAAGGGGATCAGGGCCATGATGATCAAGGCATTGAAAATAACGGCGCTCAGAATGGCGCTTTGGGGGGACTGAAGCCCCATGATGTTAAGGGGAGCAATAACCGGAAAGACACTCATCAGCATGGCCGGGATGATGGCAAAGTATTTGGCCACATCATTGGCGATACTGAAAGTGGTTAAGGCCCCCCGGGTGATCAGCATCTGTTTGCCTATTTCAACGACCTCGATCAATTTCGTCGGGTTGGAATCCAGGTCCACCATATTGCCGGCCTCCTTGGCCGCCTGGGTTCCTGTGTTCATGGCCACACCGACGTCGGCCTGGGCCAGGGCCGGCGCATCATTGGTGCCGTCACCGGTCATGGCCACTAAATGACCGGCGGCCTGTTCCTTACGGATCAGGGCCAGTTTGTCCTCCGGCCTGGCCTCAGCGATAAAATCATCCACACCCGCCTCCCGGGCAATGGCCGCAGCCGTCAGGCGGTTGTCCCCGGTGACCATGACGGTTTTGATCCCCATGGCCCGAAATCGTTCAAAACGATCTTTCAGTCCGCCCTTGACAATATCCTTCAAGTGGATGGCCCCCAGGACCTTTTCTTGGTCTACGACCAGAAGGGGCGTTCCGCCGGAGAGGGAAATGGAATCCACGGCCTCTTGAACCTCCAAGGGAAGCTCAGTCTCCGTGAAGGTCTTGATGGCGTCTACGGCCCCCTTTCGGATCTGCCGGCCGTCCACATCCACGCCGCTCATCCTGGTCTGAGCTGAAAAGGTGATAAACCGGGCTTTGGACATTTCCGAAATGGAACGTCCCCTTAAACCGTAGTGTTTAGCCAGGACGACGATGCTCCGGCCTTCGGGCGTTTCGTCGGCCAGAGAGGCCAATTGGGCCGCATCGGCCAATTCTTCCACCCGGACCCCGGGGGCGGGAAGAAAGGCACTGGCCTGGCGGTCTCCCAAAGTGATGGTCCCTGTTTTATCCAAGAGCAGCACGTCGATATCCCCGGCGGCTTCTACGGCCCGGCCGCTCATGGCCAGGACATTTTTTTGAACCATCCGGTCGATCCCGGCAATCCCGATGGCGCTGAGTAAACCGCCGATAGTGGTGGGGATCAGGCAGACCAGGAGGGCGACCAGGACGGTGAGGGAGAAGGCCACACCCGAATAAAGACCGAAAGGCTTCAGGGTGATGCAGACCATCAAAAAGATGATAGTCAGGGCGGAAAGGAGGATCGTCAGGGCGATCTCGTTCGGGGTTTTTTGACGCTGGGCCCCTTCAACGAGCTGGATCATCCGGTCCAGAAAACTCTTCCCAGGATCGGCGGTCACCATGACCTTGATCTGATCCGATAGAACCCGGGTACCGCCGGTGACGGCGCTACGATCGCCCCCGGCCTCCCGGATGACCGGGGCCGACTCGCCGGTAATGGCCGATTCATCCACCGTTGCCACCCCTTCAATGATTTCACCGTCCGATGGGATGATCTCCCCGGCCGACACCAGAACCAGGTCGTCCTTTCGCAAGCGGTCGGCTTCGATCCGCTCTACCGAACCATCGGATTTCAACCGATTGGCCAGGGTCTGGGTTCGGGTTTTACGAAGGGCATTGGCCTGGGCCTTGCCCCGGCCTTCGGCCATGGCCTCGGCGAAATTGGCGAAGAGCACGGTAAACCAGAGCCAGAGGGTGACTTGCAGGATAAACCCGAAGGAATCGTTTCCAAATTTGAAAAAAAGGCCGAAGGTGGTCAAAGCCGCCCCCACCTCGGTTACAAAAATAACCGGATTTTTTAACAAAGCTCGGGGATTGAGCTTTTTAAACGAATCGATTATTGCCTGTCCGATGATAGCCCGTTCAAATAGGGAATGCGTTTTAGCCGCCATGATTTTTATCCCTTTAACCGTGAAGCATGAAAATAGGTTCAAAGACCAGAGTTTTTCTGCTTGAAACTTGCATCTTGAAACTTGAAACTGTATTTTCGACCTAAAAGATAATTTTTGATCCGGTAATCAAAAAGTGTTCGACGACAGGACCCATGGCCAGGGCCGGAAGAAAGGTCAAGGCCCCGACGATAA
This Deltaproteobacteria bacterium DNA region includes the following protein-coding sequences:
- a CDS encoding metal ABC transporter permease codes for the protein MVDILFTAFLLSVVLVGIHSFFGMEILKRGIIFTDLAIGQMAALGAAISLFFFEGEYLYPTSLLLAFLGAYVIAVASKVEKLSEAFIGLIYAFGIATVFLILSKSPHGTEDFQRLLANDLLFVSLQDIYSTTGIYFLIGICLYLTGKFFKNRLKDISFFLLFAVTVTSSVKLAGVLVVFSLLVAPALVSLMMVSRLNLIFAWIYGTLVNLLGVIISYKLDLPTGYTLVSLHSLLAAFVFLIKPSCPRGRHEG
- a CDS encoding type II toxin-antitoxin system RelB/DinJ family antitoxin, coding for MTKTSTVRARIKPDLKEKAEQVFRQLGLNPTQAITLFYRQVELRRGLPFEIAFPTGTTSKTFEDTDAGRNLVVCKNIEDMFEKLGI
- a CDS encoding type II toxin-antitoxin system YafQ family toxin, with the protein product MVTPVFTRQFEKDLKRMKRQGKKIDKLKLIMHSLVAVEPIDPIHKDHRLIGNWQGRRECHIEADWLLIYKIDNNQVIFERTGSHSDLFR
- a CDS encoding PTS sugar transporter subunit IIA gives rise to the protein MNENRANAFLRMIRHAQRGRLKVYLGYCPGVGKTYQMLQEGHRLNIDGIDVVIGLVETHGRADIAKLAEGLEVIPRRRQEYRGVPVEEMDVEAILKRKPQVALIDELAHTNVPGSPNQKRYQDVQDILAAGIHVITTLNLQHLESLYNMVEKAVGVKVRERLPDSVLAEADQIVDVDLSTEDLQKRLEEGKIYPRERIQTALSNFFRTSNLEKLRELTLRELASQIDLRRRETEDKESEITPDQVMVCLSSRGPNSDKLLRYASRLAGKLSRNWYAVYVQTPSEEATIIDARTQRQLSDTLTLAKQLGALVFTYKGEDIVDTILRFAREYRVGHIIIGRPGTKPFFKKFRKNKDIAGDLIKKGLGITVIVLDTREEEPGTTVGREEVPETPPPVSTPSEPKPLSQDQLMLSQLLTPQRIIIWDQPAIKEVILRKLVEAVAKSDRIGNPETLLKEVLMREEQGSTFFNEGVAFPHARISDLTAPRVALGLTRQGVSDVLTEKPIEIVFLILSPAETPDIQVKVLGLTSRAAQNRQLLKALKSTQNPEEVLAAIRSWEVP
- the kdpB gene encoding potassium-transporting ATPase subunit KdpB, whose translation is MAAKTHSLFERAIIGQAIIDSFKKLNPRALLKNPVIFVTEVGAALTTFGLFFKFGNDSFGFILQVTLWLWFTVLFANFAEAMAEGRGKAQANALRKTRTQTLANRLKSDGSVERIEADRLRKDDLVLVSAGEIIPSDGEIIEGVATVDESAITGESAPVIREAGGDRSAVTGGTRVLSDQIKVMVTADPGKSFLDRMIQLVEGAQRQKTPNEIALTILLSALTIIFLMVCITLKPFGLYSGVAFSLTVLVALLVCLIPTTIGGLLSAIGIAGIDRMVQKNVLAMSGRAVEAAGDIDVLLLDKTGTITLGDRQASAFLPAPGVRVEELADAAQLASLADETPEGRSIVVLAKHYGLRGRSISEMSKARFITFSAQTRMSGVDVDGRQIRKGAVDAIKTFTETELPLEVQEAVDSISLSGGTPLLVVDQEKVLGAIHLKDIVKGGLKDRFERFRAMGIKTVMVTGDNRLTAAAIAREAGVDDFIAEARPEDKLALIRKEQAAGHLVAMTGDGTNDAPALAQADVGVAMNTGTQAAKEAGNMVDLDSNPTKLIEVVEIGKQMLITRGALTTFSIANDVAKYFAIIPAMLMSVFPVIAPLNIMGLQSPQSAILSAVIFNALIIMALIPLALRGVRFRPLGAAALLKRNLLIYGLGGLIAPFPGIKLIDWIINAMHIV